The following are encoded in a window of Acidobacteriota bacterium genomic DNA:
- a CDS encoding PDZ domain-containing protein, with protein sequence MMNRFPRTCLAVAAIFLFAAPALQAVNVKDTLLLSQPAIGPDRIAFVYANDIWTAGHDGADVRRLTTDIGVESNPMFSPDGSLIAFNGQYDGNTDVFVVPAGGGVPVRLTWHPGADIVQGFTPDGKAVLFTSTRISENRAYGRLFSVPVSGGPVEMLEIPYIARAAMSPDGGHIAYNPFGDNFLQWKNYRGGTFSRIWIFKRSDHSIIHVPQPEGRSNDAGPMWLGGKVYFRSDRNGEFNIFSFDPASGEVRQRTFFEDFPVLIASAGAGKIVFEQAGAFHMLDVDNDAIRRLTIGVAADLPEVRERFAKGGRWIRNAAVSPSGARAVFEFRGEIVTVPAEKGDPRNLTRTPAVHERSPVWSPDGRSIAYFTDASGEYELCVRSQDGKDKGRSFKLGGSGYYGSPAWSPDGKKIAFADNSLSLYWIDLATGAVKKIGSEYLYQPGGQARLHSSWSRDSKWIACTFSTPTYFRRVFVYSLDQDELFPLTDGLSDVSEPVFDPSGKHLYFFGSTDAGPVLQWFDMSNVDMRATQSLYLAVLRNDLPNPLAKESDEEKGVSPQDPKAKPEKKDDAPAAVPVRIDFDGFDRRIVAVPVQPGVFRNLQAGNDGKIYFLEAAPPLNPGVPGSRETSLRVYDLAARKDEVLASNIDAFMLTGDRKKMLAVSRGTWSILPAAGKPEPGKGKLDTEAIEVRVDPRAEWRQMFDEAWRINRDYFYDPGFHGADWTAMKEKYAVFLPHLSCRGDLNRVIQWMCSELAAGHHRVGGGDVPGQPTRVPGGLLGADFEIADGRYRFKKVYGGLNWNPELRSPLTEPGVDVKVGEYLLAVAGRDLAPPDNLYARFENTSGKIIEITVGPNPDGKGSRVVQVVPINDEFALRNRDWVESNIRKVHEATDGRVAYVYVPNTTTLGHIYFKRYFFPQADKDAIIVDERFNGGGSVADYYIDWLRKPVISYWAMRYGADLKTPSASIQGPKVMLINESAGSGGDLLPYMFRKFGMGKLVGTATWGGLVGTLGFPVLMDGGMVTAPNLAFWDEGEGFGIENVGVPPDIEIEQTPADVIAGRDPQLEKAIALMLEELEKNPPVTPKRPPFPIRVRR encoded by the coding sequence ATGATGAATCGTTTCCCGAGGACTTGCCTTGCCGTCGCGGCGATATTTCTTTTCGCGGCGCCCGCTCTTCAAGCCGTGAATGTCAAGGACACGCTGCTTCTTTCGCAGCCGGCCATCGGGCCCGACCGCATCGCTTTCGTCTATGCCAACGACATCTGGACGGCCGGGCATGACGGTGCGGATGTCCGGCGGCTGACCACGGACATCGGTGTCGAATCCAACCCTATGTTTTCCCCCGACGGATCGCTCATTGCCTTCAACGGCCAGTACGACGGCAACACGGATGTCTTTGTCGTGCCTGCCGGGGGCGGAGTTCCGGTCCGCTTGACCTGGCATCCCGGGGCCGATATCGTCCAGGGATTCACTCCGGACGGAAAAGCCGTCCTCTTCACGTCGACCCGCATTTCGGAAAATCGCGCCTACGGGCGTCTCTTTTCGGTTCCGGTCTCCGGCGGCCCTGTCGAGATGCTGGAAATTCCCTATATCGCCCGTGCGGCCATGTCCCCCGACGGCGGTCATATCGCTTACAATCCCTTCGGTGACAACTTCCTCCAGTGGAAAAATTACCGGGGGGGAACGTTTTCCCGGATCTGGATTTTTAAGCGAAGCGACCATTCCATCATCCACGTGCCCCAGCCCGAAGGCCGCTCCAACGACGCCGGCCCGATGTGGCTCGGCGGAAAGGTCTATTTCCGCTCCGACAGGAACGGCGAGTTCAACATTTTTTCCTTCGATCCGGCCTCGGGTGAGGTTCGCCAGAGGACGTTTTTCGAGGATTTCCCGGTCCTCATTGCCTCTGCTGGGGCCGGAAAAATCGTCTTCGAGCAGGCCGGGGCCTTTCACATGCTCGACGTTGATAACGATGCGATCCGGCGGCTCACAATCGGCGTCGCCGCCGACCTTCCCGAGGTTCGGGAGCGTTTCGCCAAGGGCGGCCGCTGGATCCGCAATGCCGCGGTTTCGCCCTCCGGGGCCCGGGCGGTTTTTGAGTTCCGGGGCGAGATTGTCACCGTCCCGGCCGAGAAGGGCGATCCCCGGAACCTGACCCGGACTCCGGCCGTTCACGAGCGTTCGCCCGTCTGGTCGCCGGACGGACGTTCGATCGCCTATTTCACGGACGCATCGGGCGAATATGAGCTCTGCGTCCGGAGCCAGGACGGCAAGGACAAGGGCCGGAGCTTCAAGCTCGGCGGGTCCGGTTATTACGGGTCCCCGGCGTGGTCTCCCGACGGAAAGAAAATCGCCTTCGCCGACAATTCCCTTTCGCTCTACTGGATCGATCTTGCGACCGGCGCCGTAAAAAAGATCGGCTCGGAATATCTCTATCAGCCCGGCGGGCAGGCCCGGCTTCATTCTTCCTGGAGCCGGGATTCCAAGTGGATCGCCTGCACATTCAGCACTCCGACTTATTTCCGGCGGGTTTTCGTCTATTCCCTCGATCAGGATGAGCTTTTTCCGCTGACCGACGGTCTGAGCGACGTCTCGGAACCGGTTTTCGACCCCTCTGGAAAGCATCTCTATTTCTTCGGCTCCACGGACGCCGGCCCCGTTCTTCAGTGGTTCGACATGTCGAATGTGGATATGCGGGCGACGCAGTCGCTCTACCTGGCCGTTCTGCGCAACGACCTGCCCAATCCTCTGGCCAAGGAGAGCGACGAAGAGAAGGGCGTATCGCCCCAGGATCCGAAAGCCAAGCCGGAGAAAAAAGACGACGCGCCGGCCGCCGTGCCCGTCCGCATCGATTTTGACGGCTTCGACCGCCGAATCGTGGCCGTTCCCGTCCAGCCGGGCGTCTTCCGGAACCTGCAGGCGGGAAATGACGGAAAAATCTATTTCCTCGAGGCCGCCCCTCCGCTCAACCCCGGCGTCCCCGGATCGAGAGAAACGTCCCTACGCGTCTATGATCTTGCGGCCCGAAAAGATGAGGTCCTGGCCTCAAATATCGACGCTTTCATGTTGACCGGAGACAGGAAAAAAATGCTGGCCGTCTCCCGGGGGACGTGGAGCATTCTTCCCGCCGCCGGCAAGCCCGAGCCCGGAAAGGGCAAACTCGACACCGAGGCGATCGAGGTCCGGGTCGATCCGAGGGCCGAATGGCGCCAGATGTTCGACGAGGCCTGGCGGATCAACAGGGATTACTTTTATGATCCCGGCTTCCATGGCGCCGACTGGACGGCCATGAAGGAGAAATACGCCGTCTTTCTGCCCCACCTCTCCTGTCGCGGCGACCTCAACCGCGTCATCCAGTGGATGTGTTCGGAATTGGCCGCCGGCCATCACCGTGTGGGCGGCGGAGACGTTCCCGGACAGCCGACCCGCGTTCCGGGCGGCCTTCTCGGCGCCGATTTCGAGATCGCCGACGGACGCTACCGGTTCAAGAAAGTCTATGGCGGCCTCAACTGGAATCCCGAACTCCGCTCTCCGCTCACTGAACCCGGCGTGGACGTCAAGGTCGGCGAATATCTGCTGGCCGTTGCCGGGCGCGACTTGGCGCCTCCGGACAACCTTTATGCCCGGTTCGAGAACACATCGGGAAAGATCATCGAAATCACGGTCGGACCGAATCCCGACGGAAAAGGCTCGCGTGTCGTTCAGGTCGTTCCGATCAACGACGAATTCGCGCTTCGCAACCGGGACTGGGTCGAAAGCAACATCCGCAAGGTCCATGAGGCCACGGACGGCCGGGTCGCTTATGTCTATGTTCCGAACACGACGACGCTCGGCCACATCTATTTCAAGCGGTATTTCTTCCCCCAGGCCGACAAGGATGCCATTATTGTGGACGAGCGGTTCAACGGCGGGGGATCGGTCGCCGATTACTACATCGATTGGCTCCGGAAGCCGGTCATTTCCTACTGGGCCATGCGCTACGGCGCCGACCTCAAGACGCCGAGCGCCTCCATTCAGGGACCCAAGGTCATGCTCATTAACGAGTCGGCCGGTTCCGGCGGCGATCTCCTGCCCTATATGTTCAGGAAGTTCGGAATGGGCAAGCTCGTCGGAACGGCGACCTGGGGCGGTCTGGTCGGAACGCTGGGATTCCCCGTGCTGATGGACGGAGGGATGGTGACGGCGCCCAACCTGGCTTTCTGGGACGAAGGGGAAGGCTTCGGCATCGAAAACGTCGGTGTGCCGCCGGATATCGAGATCGAGCAGACGCCCGCCGACGTCATCGCCGGCCGCGATCCACAACTCGAAAAGGCGATCGCGCTCATGCTGGAGGAACTCGAAAAGAATCCGCCTGTGACGCCGAAGCGGCCGCCGTTCCCGATCCGCGTCCGGAGGTGA
- a CDS encoding pyridoxal phosphate-dependent aminotransferase family protein yields MDLFEKCKGFYSDPQVAQKYGYPLNPRTAQAMGIFPYFIPIEKAEGTEVIIEGKPFLMIGSNNYLGLTNHPKVVEASREAIRKFGTSCTGSRFLNGTLHMHLELEERLARFVGQDATLVFSTGFQVNIGTIPAIMDKDDIIVTDKEVHASIIDGVRMAKVQKNVHARYFKHNDPEDLARILASLPEEPGKLVIVDGVFSMGGEIAPLPDIIPICKKYGARLMVDDAHSLGVLGGGRGTAHHFDCVGDVDLVMGTFSKSFASVGGFIGGPTEAIHWIQIFARPFMFSASLPPANVAAVLACLDVLEEEPERITRVNAVGERMRTELRAMGYNIGNSQTPIVPIVIGDMMDTMKAWKILFSAGIYTNVALPPAVPPNYSLLRTSYMATHTDEQIDRVLETFRQLKDQIHIGT; encoded by the coding sequence ATGGATCTTTTCGAAAAATGCAAGGGATTCTATTCCGACCCTCAGGTTGCGCAGAAATACGGCTATCCGCTCAATCCGCGCACAGCCCAAGCCATGGGTATCTTCCCCTATTTCATCCCAATTGAAAAGGCCGAGGGGACCGAGGTCATCATCGAGGGCAAGCCCTTCCTCATGATCGGATCGAATAACTACCTCGGCCTGACGAATCACCCCAAAGTCGTCGAAGCGTCCCGGGAAGCCATCAGAAAATTCGGCACGAGCTGTACGGGGTCCCGCTTCCTGAACGGCACCCTCCACATGCATCTTGAGCTCGAGGAACGCCTGGCCCGCTTCGTCGGCCAGGACGCCACCCTGGTTTTCAGCACCGGCTTCCAGGTCAACATCGGGACGATCCCGGCCATTATGGACAAAGACGACATCATCGTCACCGACAAGGAAGTCCACGCCAGCATCATCGACGGCGTGCGCATGGCCAAGGTCCAGAAAAATGTCCATGCCCGCTACTTCAAGCACAATGATCCGGAGGACCTCGCCCGCATCCTGGCGTCCCTGCCGGAGGAACCGGGCAAGCTCGTGATCGTGGACGGCGTCTTCAGCATGGGCGGAGAGATCGCCCCCCTACCCGACATCATTCCGATCTGCAAAAAATACGGCGCCCGCCTCATGGTCGACGACGCTCATTCCCTGGGTGTTCTCGGCGGAGGCCGCGGCACGGCCCATCACTTCGATTGTGTCGGCGACGTCGACCTGGTCATGGGGACGTTCAGCAAGTCCTTCGCTTCGGTCGGAGGTTTCATCGGCGGACCGACCGAAGCCATCCACTGGATCCAGATTTTCGCCCGTCCCTTCATGTTCAGCGCCAGCCTCCCGCCGGCCAACGTCGCCGCCGTCCTGGCCTGCCTGGACGTTCTCGAAGAGGAACCGGAACGCATCACGCGCGTCAACGCCGTCGGGGAAAGAATGCGGACCGAGCTCCGGGCCATGGGCTACAACATCGGAAACAGCCAGACACCCATCGTGCCGATCGTCATCGGCGACATGATGGACACCATGAAAGCCTGGAAAATCCTGTTCAGCGCGGGAATCTACACCAATGTCGCTCTTCCCCCCGCCGTTCCGCCCAATTACTCACTGCTCCGCACAAGCTACATGGCGACCCACACCGACGAACAGATCGACCGCGTCCTGGAGACATTCCGCCAGCTCAAGGACCAGATCCACATCGGAACCTGA
- the nhaC gene encoding Na+/H+ antiporter NhaC, protein MKKTLPEITIAAALIPVLFLIASLAVTIVVFKESAHIPLILSAAVAAVVGILHGRKWKDIEKGMVHGITLALSAVLILMIVGTMIGAWIQGGIVPAMIFYGLKVLSPGIFLVATLLICSIVSIGTGSSWSTAGTVGVALIGVGQGLGVPIPMTAGAIISGAYFGDKMSPLSDTTNLAPAVAGTDLFTHIRHMLAVVVPGYAIALIIFAVLGTRFAGGRMETGDIDFLLNTIDANFFIHPILLLPPLLVIVMVVLRIPPLPALLGGTIIGGIFAVVAQTASLAEVVRAAQSGFESATGVAMVDELLTRGGLESMMSTVALIICALSFGGIMERTGMLEVLAAALLKRVRSTGSLVTTTVLSCIGMNAVASDQYLAIVIPGRMYKKAYEDRGLHPKNLSRALENSGTMTSPLIPWNSCGAFMHATLGVNPLLYLPFAFFNLAVPLISVFYGYTGITMARAEPADDVATGK, encoded by the coding sequence TTGAAAAAGACCCTGCCTGAGATCACCATTGCCGCGGCGCTTATTCCGGTCCTGTTTCTCATCGCCTCCCTGGCGGTCACCATCGTCGTCTTCAAGGAATCGGCCCATATCCCGCTCATCTTGTCGGCGGCCGTCGCCGCCGTCGTCGGCATCCTCCACGGCCGGAAGTGGAAGGACATCGAGAAGGGGATGGTCCACGGCATTACGCTTGCGCTCTCGGCCGTTCTCATCCTGATGATCGTCGGAACCATGATCGGCGCCTGGATCCAGGGCGGGATCGTTCCGGCCATGATTTTTTACGGATTGAAGGTTCTTTCCCCCGGCATTTTTCTTGTCGCTACTCTTCTCATCTGTTCCATCGTCTCCATCGGCACGGGTTCGTCCTGGTCGACGGCGGGGACGGTCGGAGTGGCCCTGATCGGAGTGGGACAGGGCCTGGGTGTCCCGATCCCCATGACGGCCGGCGCCATCATCTCCGGCGCCTATTTCGGAGACAAGATGTCGCCGCTTTCCGACACCACGAATCTGGCTCCGGCCGTGGCCGGAACGGACCTCTTCACCCATATCCGACACATGCTGGCCGTGGTCGTTCCGGGGTATGCAATCGCGTTGATCATCTTCGCCGTGCTGGGCACTCGATTTGCCGGAGGCCGGATGGAGACGGGGGATATCGATTTCCTCCTCAACACGATCGATGCGAATTTCTTCATCCATCCCATCCTGCTGCTTCCGCCTCTTCTTGTCATTGTGATGGTTGTCTTGAGAATTCCGCCGCTGCCCGCACTGCTGGGAGGAACGATCATCGGCGGGATTTTCGCCGTTGTCGCCCAAACCGCCTCTTTGGCCGAGGTCGTCCGTGCCGCTCAATCCGGTTTCGAATCCGCGACGGGGGTCGCCATGGTGGACGAGCTTCTCACCCGGGGCGGTCTTGAAAGCATGATGTCGACCGTAGCCCTGATCATCTGTGCCCTGTCGTTCGGCGGCATTATGGAACGAACGGGCATGCTGGAAGTTCTGGCCGCGGCGCTCCTCAAGAGGGTCCGGTCCACGGGGTCGCTTGTGACGACGACCGTCCTGAGCTGCATCGGCATGAACGCCGTCGCCTCCGACCAGTACCTGGCCATCGTCATTCCCGGGCGGATGTATAAAAAGGCCTACGAGGATCGAGGTCTTCATCCAAAGAATCTGTCCCGCGCCCTTGAAAACTCGGGCACCATGACCTCGCCGCTCATTCCCTGGAACAGTTGCGGCGCCTTCATGCATGCCACCCTAGGCGTCAATCCGCTTCTCTATCTGCCGTTTGCCTTTTTCAATTTGGCCGTGCCGCTCATTTCGGTGTTCTACGGATATACAGGCATCACCATGGCTCGGGCGGAGCCCGCCGATGACGTTGCGACCGGGAAATAA
- a CDS encoding class I SAM-dependent methyltransferase yields MSGLLSSAGEERNLDARVRAFLNNTNIRWWDMNVPASDGELLYQIVLENSYTKALEIGTSTGRSAIYIAWALSKTGGKLTTIEIDEGRYRQALANFKAAGLENFIDARLADAHELVPKLEGPFDFVFIDADKEWYTNYAKALIPKILPGGCISAHNVTERRWGRRGGGGGTAEYHDFMQSLPDFETRILAEGSGSLAVSFKKN; encoded by the coding sequence GTGTCCGGTCTTTTATCTTCAGCCGGAGAGGAAAGGAACCTCGACGCCCGGGTGCGGGCTTTCCTGAACAACACGAACATCCGCTGGTGGGACATGAATGTCCCCGCCTCGGACGGGGAATTGCTGTATCAAATCGTCCTCGAAAACTCCTACACGAAGGCGCTCGAGATCGGAACTTCGACGGGACGGTCGGCCATCTATATCGCCTGGGCCCTCAGCAAAACCGGAGGAAAACTCACAACCATCGAAATCGACGAGGGCCGATATCGCCAAGCCCTGGCCAACTTCAAGGCTGCAGGTCTGGAAAATTTCATCGACGCCCGCCTGGCCGACGCCCACGAGCTCGTCCCGAAGCTCGAAGGTCCCTTCGATTTCGTGTTCATCGACGCCGATAAGGAATGGTACACGAATTACGCCAAGGCGCTCATCCCGAAAATCCTTCCGGGGGGATGCATCTCCGCCCACAATGTCACCGAGCGCCGATGGGGCCGGCGGGGCGGAGGCGGCGGCACAGCCGAGTACCATGACTTTATGCAAAGCCTTCCGGATTTCGAAACCCGCATCCTTGCTGAGGGCAGCGGCAGTCTGGCCGTCAGCTTCAAGAAGAACTGA
- a CDS encoding DUF6788 family protein, translated as MSSLERERRCLIRLLSSPHELAVGSVSRVRRKCGNPRCTCLSGQGHPQTIFLFKDVQGRRRCKLIRRADEVRMHKAGDRYRNWRKALNRLRAIENRQKQILLAEIKERAVFYK; from the coding sequence ATGTCAAGCCTCGAGCGGGAACGCCGCTGTTTGATCCGCCTTCTCTCCTCGCCTCACGAACTGGCCGTCGGATCGGTCTCCCGCGTGCGCCGAAAATGCGGCAATCCCCGGTGTACGTGTCTCTCAGGTCAAGGACATCCACAAACAATCTTCCTTTTTAAAGATGTTCAAGGACGAAGGCGGTGCAAGTTGATACGCCGTGCCGACGAGGTCCGGATGCATAAAGCCGGAGATCGCTACCGAAACTGGCGAAAGGCGTTGAATCGGCTTCGCGCCATCGAAAATCGCCAAAAACAAATATTGCTGGCGGAAATCAAAGAAAGGGCTGTTTTCTACAAGTAA
- a CDS encoding discoidin domain-containing protein, giving the protein MKHEAVVKAAVILLFAALTFVHLLPLSLHPARALNDPLDCLLNTWILSHTGNQAVSDPFRLFQGNVFHPHPDTVSYSEHLFPLAVMALPAAWISGNPVLAYNFIFFLAFVLNGFAAFLLVRHLTRSATSGIAGGIIYTFCSYQMQHVAHLQLINAWFIPLAFLYLHKYFERPVMKNAVLFSLFVTLQGLACIYYGLFLLSLLAVIFPLYVFLRPPRDKVPFFIQLLPPAAVSGLVLFLFSIPYLRLFRTFRFQRELEIGADLANFFAAWPANVMWGAATHSLGAGERYLFPGLLALALAAVGLAVKHRVLSFTPIGLRIALLVVAAGGAAVAAAILLTGGGSLSAGFAEISANNEAKPAFIALCGAGILLAVSLVFYRLRNSEKNESGDAVYLYLGLAYAALFLSFGREFLFNGLSPFDTPDQGRLVSPFAWLYDFVPGFKGIREPARYTVFIMLGLSVLAGFGLKALVSKFRTTRSRAVLTGCLLVFLNAEYLAVPVRTTFIPVGRDIPPTYEWLRNQPGDFAVAEIPFYSAVSAEAIPMYFSLFHGKAIVNGYSGFIPPAAWYIRSVFLGFPSWPSFDILNALEVRYIIFRPGSWGESRVKNTFRRLDEQFSAYARPVRVFRYPTGRAGREFQGLGEDHVFEIIRPERPPSVEPEDRPLDAGEWTARSNIGAESLDALADGDPATVWSTIRPRRSGYYLQFELDRARHVTRVLLRLQNYHTFAVDMLVETSLDGKDWWPHEFAYSAGDFALNLVHAPLDPVQSLKLDGRGARFIRITQRGGHSSHPWSVAEVEIRVAD; this is encoded by the coding sequence TTGAAACATGAGGCCGTGGTCAAAGCGGCGGTCATCCTGCTTTTCGCCGCCCTGACCTTCGTCCACTTGCTGCCCCTCAGCCTCCATCCCGCAAGGGCTCTGAACGATCCCCTGGACTGTCTTTTAAATACCTGGATTTTGTCTCATACGGGAAACCAGGCCGTTTCCGATCCGTTCCGGCTTTTCCAAGGCAATGTCTTTCATCCCCACCCGGACACCGTCAGTTACTCGGAACATCTTTTTCCCCTGGCCGTCATGGCTTTGCCCGCGGCCTGGATTTCAGGCAATCCCGTTTTGGCTTATAACTTCATTTTTTTCCTGGCCTTCGTTCTGAACGGCTTCGCCGCCTTTCTTCTTGTGAGACATCTCACCCGATCCGCGACTTCGGGCATCGCCGGCGGAATCATCTATACTTTCTGTTCCTATCAGATGCAGCATGTGGCCCACCTCCAGTTGATCAACGCTTGGTTCATTCCCCTGGCCTTTCTTTATCTGCACAAATATTTCGAGCGCCCGGTTATGAAAAACGCCGTGCTTTTTTCGCTTTTCGTCACCTTGCAGGGGTTGGCCTGCATCTATTACGGGTTGTTCCTGCTTTCCCTCCTGGCCGTCATTTTCCCTCTCTATGTCTTTCTGCGTCCCCCTCGGGACAAAGTTCCGTTTTTTATTCAGCTCCTGCCTCCGGCCGCGGTTTCAGGTCTGGTTCTGTTTCTGTTTTCGATTCCCTACCTCCGCTTGTTCCGGACATTTCGTTTCCAGCGTGAACTTGAGATCGGTGCCGACCTCGCCAATTTTTTCGCCGCCTGGCCGGCGAATGTCATGTGGGGCGCCGCCACTCATAGCCTGGGCGCCGGCGAACGATATCTGTTTCCCGGACTTCTGGCCCTGGCTCTGGCCGCAGTCGGCCTGGCCGTCAAGCACCGGGTTTTGTCCTTCACGCCGATCGGTTTGCGCATCGCCCTTCTGGTTGTGGCGGCCGGCGGGGCGGCCGTAGCCGCGGCGATTCTATTGACGGGGGGCGGCAGCCTCTCGGCCGGTTTCGCCGAAATCTCGGCAAACAACGAAGCCAAGCCGGCCTTCATCGCCCTTTGCGGTGCCGGAATTCTGCTGGCCGTTTCACTGGTTTTTTACCGGCTCCGAAATTCCGAAAAGAATGAGAGCGGGGATGCCGTTTATCTTTATCTCGGATTGGCGTATGCGGCCCTTTTCCTTTCATTCGGCCGGGAATTTCTGTTCAACGGCCTGTCCCCTTTCGACACGCCGGACCAGGGCCGGCTCGTCTCACCGTTCGCCTGGTTGTACGATTTCGTCCCCGGTTTCAAGGGGATCCGTGAGCCCGCACGGTACACCGTTTTCATCATGCTGGGGCTGTCCGTTTTGGCCGGTTTCGGGCTGAAAGCCCTGGTGTCGAAGTTCCGGACAACGCGATCCCGCGCGGTCTTGACCGGATGTCTTCTTGTTTTTCTAAACGCCGAATATCTCGCCGTTCCCGTGAGGACAACCTTCATCCCCGTCGGACGGGACATTCCGCCGACATATGAATGGCTCCGAAACCAACCGGGAGATTTTGCGGTGGCCGAAATTCCTTTTTATTCCGCCGTAAGCGCCGAAGCCATTCCCATGTACTTTTCCCTTTTTCACGGCAAGGCCATCGTCAACGGCTACAGCGGCTTCATCCCTCCGGCGGCCTGGTATATCCGCAGCGTGTTTCTCGGTTTTCCGTCGTGGCCCAGTTTTGATATCCTGAATGCCCTCGAAGTCCGGTATATCATTTTCCGGCCCGGATCATGGGGCGAGAGCCGGGTGAAAAACACCTTTCGCCGTCTGGATGAACAATTTTCCGCGTACGCAAGACCCGTCCGCGTTTTCCGCTATCCGACCGGCAGAGCCGGACGGGAATTTCAGGGCTTGGGCGAAGACCATGTCTTCGAGATCATCCGCCCGGAACGCCCGCCCTCGGTTGAGCCCGAGGACCGGCCGCTCGACGCCGGAGAATGGACGGCCCGATCGAACATCGGGGCGGAAAGTCTGGATGCCCTGGCCGACGGCGACCCGGCAACCGTCTGGAGCACCATCCGTCCCCGGCGAAGCGGCTATTATCTCCAATTCGAACTGGACCGGGCCCGGCACGTGACACGCGTCCTGCTGCGCCTGCAAAACTATCACACGTTCGCCGTCGATATGCTGGTCGAAACTTCCCTGGACGGAAAGGACTGGTGGCCCCACGAATTCGCCTATTCGGCCGGAGATTTTGCCCTGAATCTGGTCCATGCCCCCCTTGATCCAGTCCAAAGCCTGAAACTGGACGGACGGGGCGCCCGGTTCATCCGCATCACGCAGAGGGGCGGACATTCTTCCCATCCCTGGTCGGTTGCGGAAGTCGAAATCCGGGTGGCCGACTAA
- a CDS encoding gamma carbonic anhydrase family protein, protein MHDFRQRRPDIHPTAFVAEGARLIGRVILGEEAGVWYNAVIRADLADIVIGPGSNIQDNCSVHVEDDGPTILGRDVTVGHSAVLHACRIGDNCIIGMGAIVLDGASIAPNSIVGAGSLVPPGKTFPEGSLILGSPARVARKLTETEIARIAEGARRYRVFAQAYKRGGVVSFRRPDIET, encoded by the coding sequence ATGCACGATTTCAGACAAAGACGGCCGGACATTCATCCCACCGCCTTCGTGGCCGAAGGCGCCCGCCTGATCGGCCGTGTCATTCTCGGAGAAGAAGCCGGCGTCTGGTACAACGCCGTGATCCGGGCCGATCTGGCCGATATCGTCATCGGTCCGGGTTCGAACATCCAGGACAATTGCTCCGTTCATGTGGAAGACGACGGGCCGACGATTCTCGGGCGCGACGTGACGGTCGGCCACAGCGCCGTTCTCCATGCCTGCCGGATCGGCGACAATTGCATCATCGGCATGGGCGCGATTGTCCTCGACGGCGCGTCCATCGCCCCGAATTCCATCGTCGGTGCGGGAAGCCTGGTCCCGCCCGGAAAGACCTTCCCCGAAGGTTCGCTCATCCTCGGCTCGCCGGCCCGTGTGGCCCGCAAACTGACCGAGACCGAAATCGCACGCATCGCCGAAGGCGCCCGAAGGTATCGGGTCTTCGCCCAAGCCTACAAGCGCGGCGGTGTCGTCTCATTCCGGAGGCCGGATATTGAAACATGA